The following coding sequences are from one Musa acuminata AAA Group cultivar baxijiao chromosome BXJ2-4, Cavendish_Baxijiao_AAA, whole genome shotgun sequence window:
- the LOC135608992 gene encoding ABC transporter G family member 28-like, translating to MLAAWSRRRPRPASNITFIVIIASTAILLGRLPLGQCQDDDDYDYGSQAQGASPLFAGVIYDRIMNLTGSFAMEMGQHLDFCVQNADKDWNEAFNFSSDLSFLSKCMKETNGDLTRRLCTAAETKFYFSSFYDNGGKKNYLRPNKNCNLTSWVSGCEPGWACSIFEDQKVNLKDSKVVPMRSINCRPCCEGFFCPHGITCMIPCPLGAYCPLGKLNKTTGVCDPYNYQLPPGQPNHTCGSADMWADVGTSSEIFCPAGYYCPSTIQKISCSSGYYCRKGSTTQTRCFQKSSCPPNSANQDITIFGALLMVALSLLLLIIYNFSGQILTSRERKQAKSREAAARHARETVQARERWKTAKDVAKKHAVGLQTQLSRTFSRKKSVRQDPPKGLGQPSKKEPSNLTKMMQSLEENPDTYEGFHVEIGDKNLKKNMPKGKQMHTRSQIFKYAYGQIEKEKAMQQQNKNLTFSGVISMATDTDIRTRPMIEVAFKDLTLTLKGSKKKLLRSVTGKLMPGRVAAVMGPSGAGKTTFLNALAGKATGCATSGLVLINGKAEPIRSYKKIIGFVPQDDIVHGNLTVEENLWFSARCRLSAELSKPDKVLVVERVIESLGLQAVRDSLVGTVEKRGISGGQRKRVNVGLEMVMEPSLLILDEPTSGLDSSSSQLLLRALRREALEGVNICMVVHQPSYTLFKMFDDLILLAKGGLTVYHGSVKKVEEYFAGLGINVPERVNPPDYFIDILEGIVKPSTSTGVNYKELPLRWMLHNGYEVPRDMLQDAGDIDASVRGGGSSPATTGSETQSIAGEVWDNVKDIVGQKRDEYEYNFSKSKDLSNRGTPGVLRQYKYFLGRVGKQRLREARIQGVDFLILCLAGVCLGTLAKVSDETFGALGYTYTVIAVSLLCKIGALRSFSLERLQYLRERASGMSSLAYFLARDTIDHFNTIIKPIVYLSMFYFFNNPRSSILDNYIILVGLVYCVTGIAYAFAMFFQPGSAQLWSVLLPVVLTLLATQQKTSKFLANLCYTKWALEAFVIANAERYSGVWLVTRCGSLIKNGYNIGDWWLCIVVLVINGVVFRCIALFCMVTFQKN from the exons ATGCTGGCCGCATGGTCCCGCCGGAGGCCGCGACCGGCCTCCAACATCACGTTCATCGTCATCATCGCCTCCACGGCGATCCTCCTTGGCCGCCTGCCCCTCGGGCAATGCCAGGATGACGATGACTATGACTACGGGAGCCAAGCCCAGGGCGCGTCCCCGTTGTTCGCCGGGGTCATCTACGACCGGATCATGAACCTCACGGGCAGCTTCGCCATGGAAATGGGCCAGCATCTGGATTTCTGCGTCCAGAACGC GGATAAGGATTGGAATGAGGCGTTCAATTTCTCGTCGGATTTGAGTTTCTTGTCAAAATGCATGAAAGAGACTAATG GAGATCTTACTCGACGCTTATGCACGGCTGCAGAAACTAAGTTCTACTTTAGCAGCTTCTATGATAATGGTGGAAAAAAGAATTATCTAAGACCCAACAAGAATTGCAATCTGACATCATGGGTATCTGGATGTGAGCCAGGATGGGCTTGCAGTATTTTCGAAGACcagaaagtgaatcttaaagattccAAGGTTGTTCCTATGAGAAGTATCAACTGTCGCCCTTGTTGTGAGGGTTTCTTCTGTCCTCATGGTATCACTTGCATGATCC CCTGCCCATTAGGTGCATATTGCCCACTTGGAAAACTGAACAAAACTACTGGGGTCTGTGATCC GTACAATTATCAGCTACCTCCTGGACAGCCAAATCATACCTGTGGGAGTGCTGATATGTGGGCAGATGTTGGAACTAGTAGTGAAATATTTTGCCCAGCAGGATATTACTGTCCAAGCACCATACAGAAAATTTCTTGTAGTAGTGG ATATTACTGCAGGAAGGGTTCTACTACTCAGACGA GATGCTTTCAGAAAAGCTCTTGTCCACCAAATTCTGCCAATCAAGATATTACAATATTTGGTGCCTTGTTGATG GTTGCGTTGAGTCTACTGCTGTTAATTATCTATAACTTCTCTGGCCAAATCCTCACCAGCCGGGAAAGAAAACAAGCAAAATCTAGGGAAGCTGCCGCAAGACACGCAAGAGAGACTGTCCAAGCTCGTGAAAGGTGGAAAACAGCCAAAGATGTTGCTAAGAAACATGCAGTTGGCTTACAGACACAGTTGTCTCGCACATTCTCTCGTAAAAAGTCTGTTCGACAAGATCCTCCCAAGGGTCTCGGCCAACCTTCAAAGAAGGAACCAAGTAACCTTACCAAGATGATGCAATCGCTCGAGGAGAATCCTGATACTTACGAAGGCTTCCACGTCGAAATAGGGGACAAGAACCTAAAGAAGAACATGCCCAAAGGTAAACAGATGCACACGCGCAGCCAAATCTTCAAGTATGCATATGGTCAGATAGAGAAGGAAAAAGCCATGCAACAGCAGAACAAAAACTTGACCTTTTCCGGAGTGATTTCCATGGCCACTGACACCGATATAAGAACCAGGCCCATGATCGAGGTTGCTTTCAAGGACCTCACGCTGACCTTGAAAGGGAGCAAGAAGAAACTCCTGAGGTCTGTAACAGGAAAACTTATGCCTGGTCGTGTGGCTGCAGTGATGGGCCCATCTGGTGCTGGGAAAACCACTTTTCTGAATGCTTTGGCTGGAAAGGCAACAGGATGTGCTACTTCAGGTCTTGTGCTCATCAATGGGAAAGCAGAACCCATACGCTCATATAAAAAGATCATTGGTTTTGTGCCACAGGATGATATTGTTCATGGAAATTTGACGGTGGAGGAGAATCTTTGGTTCAGTGCTAGATGCAG ACTTTCAGCAGAGTTGTCTAAGCCTGACAAAGTTTTAGTTGTTGAGAGAGTTATCGAGTCTTTAGGCCTACAGGCAGTGAGGGACTCGCTGGTGGGGACTGTAGAGAAACGTGGTATCTCTGGCGGGCAAAGAAAAAGAGTAAATGTTGGTCTGGAGATGGTGATGGAACCCTCTCTTTTGATTTTGGACGAACCAACATCTGGTTTGGACAGTTCTTCATCTCAGTTGCTTCTTCGAGCTCTGCGCCGGGAGGCCCTTGAAGGGGTAAACATCTGCATGGTTGTTCACCAACCCAG CTATACGTTGTTCAAGATGTTTGATGACTTGATACTTCTAGCAAAAGGAGGGCTGACAGTATACCATGGATCAGTGAAGAAAGTGGAAGAATACTTTGCAGGGCTAGGGATTAATGTCCCCGAGCGCGTGAACCCTCCTGATTACTTCATTGATATTTTAGAAGGGATAGTGAAGCCAAGCACAAGTACAGGTGTGAATTATAAGGAGCTGCCGCTGCGATGGATGTTGCACAATGGGTACGAAGTGCCCCGAGATATGCTACAGGATGCTGGTGACATCGATGCATCAGTGAGGGGAGGTGGATCAAGTCCTGCTACCACTGGCTCTGAGACACAATCCATTGCTGGAGAAGTATGGGATAATGTGAAGGATATCGTAGGACAAAAGCGAGATGAGTACGAGTACAATTTCTCTAAATCCAAAGATTTGTCCAACCGCGGAACTCCCGGTGTTCTCAGGCAATACAAGTATTTCTTGGGAAG GGTTGGCAAGCAACGTCTTAGGGAGGCCAGAATACAAGGAGTTGACTTTCTTATCTTATGTCTTGCTGGTGTGTGCTTAGGAACACTTGCGAAAGTGAGCGATGAAACATTTGGTGCACTGGGTTACACTTACACCGTCATTGCCGTTT CTCTTTTGTGCAAGATTGGAGCACTGAGATCATTTTCACTTGAAAGGTTGCAATATTTGAGAGAAAGAGCTTCTGGCATGAGTTCGCTGGCTTATTTTCTAGCAAGAGATACAATCGATCATTTCAATACGATAATCAAGCCAATAGTTTATCTCTCTATGTTCTACTTCTTCAACAATCCCAGGTCTTCCATCTTAGATAACTACATCATCTTGGTCGGACTTGTTTATTGTGTAACCGGAATCGCATATGCTTTTGCAATGTTCTTCCAGCCAGGTTCAGCACAATTG TGGTCGGTGCTACTTCCTGTTGTTTTAACTCTCCTAGCAACTCAGCAGAAGACTTCAAAATTCTTGGCAAATTTATGCTATACAAAGTGGGCTCTGGAAGCATTTGTAATTGCAAATGCTGAAAG